A window of Desulfuromonadales bacterium contains these coding sequences:
- the istA gene encoding IS21 family transposase, whose product MTAGSSTSSPRLERQRGEEMRTPDEVTAMLRLRALGWGLKRIAAEFGCSRNTVRRYVEQEGWAGYRTPRRVRLLGGLENWLEERFLRHRGNADVVRQDLEREHGVRVSLRTVERAVAHLRQRLRAEARATVRFETPPGRQLQVDFGELRVTVGGEGARLHLFVATLGHSRRCYVRAFRHERQSAWFDGIEGAFGHFGGIPQEVLFDNARALVDHHDAATREVRFNERLRAFARYWGFRPRACAPYRARTKGKDERGVGYVKRNAIAGHDFAGWAALEAHLAWWMREVADLRAHGTTGEPPIERFRREEAGALRPLDGRPPFQQIRDLIRRVGSDCCVEVDTNAYSVPWRLIGETVRAVVAGGRVSIHHGGLEVAVHSEAAGRRQRLVEPGHFAGVSTVRPAAPAAPSPEAPPVADLLRPLRDYEQLVGGGW is encoded by the coding sequence GTTTGAAGCGGATCGCGGCGGAGTTCGGCTGCAGCCGGAACACGGTGAGGCGCTATGTCGAGCAGGAGGGGTGGGCGGGGTACCGGACGCCCCGACGGGTGCGGCTGCTCGGTGGCCTTGAGAACTGGCTGGAGGAGCGGTTCCTGCGGCACCGTGGCAACGCCGACGTGGTGCGGCAGGACCTGGAGCGCGAGCACGGCGTGAGGGTGAGCCTGCGGACGGTGGAGCGGGCGGTGGCGCACCTGCGCCAGAGGCTGCGGGCAGAGGCGCGGGCGACGGTGCGGTTCGAGACGCCGCCGGGCCGGCAGCTGCAGGTCGACTTCGGGGAGCTGCGGGTGACGGTCGGCGGCGAGGGGGCGCGGCTTCACCTCTTCGTGGCGACGCTGGGCCACTCGCGCCGCTGCTACGTGCGGGCCTTCCGGCATGAGCGGCAGTCGGCCTGGTTCGACGGCATCGAGGGGGCCTTTGGCCACTTCGGCGGCATCCCGCAGGAGGTGCTGTTCGACAATGCGCGGGCGCTGGTCGACCACCACGACGCTGCGACCCGCGAGGTCCGCTTCAACGAGCGTCTGCGCGCCTTCGCCCGGTACTGGGGCTTCAGGCCGCGGGCCTGCGCCCCCTATCGGGCGCGGACCAAGGGGAAGGACGAGCGCGGCGTCGGCTATGTCAAGCGCAACGCGATCGCCGGGCATGACTTCGCCGGCTGGGCTGCGCTCGAGGCCCATCTGGCCTGGTGGATGCGCGAGGTGGCTGACCTTCGGGCGCACGGGACGACGGGGGAGCCCCCGATCGAGCGGTTCCGGCGCGAGGAGGCCGGCGCCCTGCGGCCGCTCGACGGCCGGCCGCCGTTCCAGCAGATCCGCGATCTGATCCGACGGGTCGGGTCGGACTGCTGCGTCGAGGTCGACACCAACGCCTACAGCGTGCCCTGGCGGCTGATCGGCGAGACGGTGCGGGCGGTGGTCGCCGGCGGCCGGGTCAGCATCCACCACGGCGGGCTGGAGGTGGCGGTCCATTCGGAGGCTGCGGGCCGGCGCCAGCGGCTGGTCGAGCCGGGCCACTTCGCCGGCGTCTCGACGGTCCGGCCGGCGGCGCCTGCGGCGCCGTCGCCCGAGGCGCCACCGGTCGCCGACCTGCTGCGGCCGCTGCGCGACTACGAGCAGCTGGTCGGGGGAGGCTGGTGA